A genomic region of Coriobacteriaceae bacterium contains the following coding sequences:
- the pstA gene encoding phosphate ABC transporter permease PstA produces MTARILRTVVYAGAILSTAMLVLIIGFILVNGIPNLSPTLFEWEYTSDNVSLMPALVDTVLMALLALVIAAPVGIASAVYLVEYARPASRFVRVVRMTTETLQGIPSIVYGLFGLLFFTTLLGWGLSLLAGACTLAIMVLPIIMRTTEEALLAVPQSYKHGGLALGAGLVRTIFRCVLPSALPGIFGGVLLALGRCVGEVAALLFTAGTVAQIPDFGGEGVFALFDSCRTLAVHMYVLASEGLHLNETYATAVVLLALVVLLNAGTNLVVKRLNVRG; encoded by the coding sequence ATGACGGCCCGTATCCTTCGCACCGTGGTATACGCGGGCGCCATCTTGTCGACTGCGATGCTCGTCCTGATCATAGGGTTCATCCTGGTGAACGGCATCCCGAACCTCAGCCCGACCCTGTTCGAATGGGAGTACACCTCCGACAACGTCTCGCTCATGCCCGCCCTGGTCGACACGGTCCTGATGGCGCTTCTCGCCCTCGTCATCGCAGCTCCCGTCGGCATCGCCTCGGCGGTGTACCTCGTCGAGTACGCGCGGCCCGCGAGCCGTTTCGTGCGCGTGGTGCGCATGACGACCGAGACGCTCCAGGGCATCCCGTCGATCGTGTACGGCCTGTTCGGCCTGCTCTTCTTCACGACGCTTCTGGGTTGGGGCCTCTCGCTGCTCGCGGGCGCATGCACCCTGGCGATCATGGTGCTCCCCATCATCATGCGCACGACCGAGGAGGCCCTTCTCGCCGTGCCCCAATCCTACAAGCACGGCGGGCTTGCCCTGGGAGCCGGTCTCGTGCGCACCATATTCCGCTGCGTGCTCCCGAGCGCGCTGCCCGGCATCTTCGGTGGCGTGCTGCTCGCGCTGGGCCGCTGCGTCGGCGAGGTAGCGGCGCTGCTGTTCACCGCCGGCACCGTGGCGCAAATCCCCGACTTTGGCGGCGAGGGCGTCTTCGCCCTGTTCGACTCGTGCCGCACACTTGCCGTGCACATGTACGTCCTGGCAAGCGAGGGACTGCACCTGAACGAAACCTATGCCACGGCCGTCGTGTTGCTCGCCCTCGTCGTGTTGCTGAACGCGGGGACGAACCTCGTCGTCAAGCGATTGAACGTGCGGGGCTAG
- the pstB gene encoding phosphate ABC transporter ATP-binding protein PstB encodes MAMGSACPSREAKMEVRNLNLHYSDFHALKDISLSFPKNEVTALIGPSGCGKSTLLKTLNRMNDLVEGCSVRGCVELDGHDVYRTMPTTDLRRRVGMVFQQPNPFPMSIYDNVAFGPRTHGVRKHSELDDIVESSLRDAAIWDEVKDRLKHSALGLSGGQQQRLCIARALAVKPEVLLLDESTSALDPISTAKIEELVGELRHRYTVIMVTHNMLQALRVSTKTAFFLLGEMIEADDTETLFTHPRDERTADYVAGRFG; translated from the coding sequence ATGGCCATGGGCTCCGCATGCCCAAGCCGCGAAGCCAAGATGGAAGTGAGGAACCTGAACCTGCACTACAGCGACTTCCATGCGCTCAAGGACATCTCGCTCTCCTTTCCCAAAAACGAGGTGACAGCCCTCATCGGCCCGTCCGGCTGCGGCAAGTCGACGTTGCTCAAGACGCTCAACCGAATGAACGACCTCGTCGAGGGTTGCTCGGTACGAGGCTGCGTCGAGCTCGACGGCCACGACGTCTACCGCACGATGCCCACCACCGACCTGCGCAGGCGCGTCGGCATGGTGTTCCAGCAGCCCAACCCGTTCCCGATGAGCATCTACGACAACGTCGCCTTCGGCCCGCGGACCCACGGCGTCAGGAAGCACAGCGAGCTGGACGACATCGTCGAATCGTCCCTTCGCGATGCCGCCATCTGGGACGAGGTCAAGGACCGTCTGAAGCACAGCGCCCTGGGCCTGTCCGGAGGACAGCAGCAGCGCCTGTGCATCGCCCGTGCGCTGGCGGTGAAGCCGGAGGTGCTCCTGCTCGACGAGTCCACGAGCGCGCTGGATCCCATATCGACGGCCAAGATCGAGGAGCTCGTCGGCGAGCTCAGGCATCGTTACACCGTCATCATGGTGACCCACAACATGCTGCAGGCCCTGCGCGTCTCGACCAAGACCGCGTTCTTCCTTCTGGGAGAGATGATCGAGGCCGACGACACGGAGACCCTGTTCACGCATCCGCGTGACGAGCGCACCGCGGACTACGTGGCCGGAAGGTTCGGGTAG
- a CDS encoding 4Fe-4S binding protein, which produces MLSIQDVYEKFDEIGCCSFATLDGNGGVDSRIAHFFAYDDEGLYLRTMTGKPFFRQMIEGGKLSVCGERTDAPVVWDDENMPHFQPGYMMRVSGNVRLLSDEELSAKAAVNPMFAVATYDINKYPETVVLVMDSAWGELYDYDFNMVHRDHKILRERFSWGGATFVPAGFTITDECIECGACMDACTHKAIVAGTPYRILGERCDECGNCHHACPVGAVIEKGVS; this is translated from the coding sequence ATGCTGAGCATCCAGGACGTGTACGAGAAGTTCGACGAGATCGGGTGTTGCAGCTTCGCGACGCTCGATGGCAACGGGGGAGTGGACTCGCGCATCGCGCACTTCTTCGCCTATGACGACGAGGGTCTCTACCTGCGTACCATGACGGGCAAGCCGTTCTTCCGGCAGATGATCGAGGGCGGCAAGCTCTCCGTGTGCGGCGAGCGCACCGATGCGCCCGTGGTATGGGACGACGAGAACATGCCGCACTTCCAGCCCGGCTACATGATGCGCGTGAGCGGCAACGTGCGCCTTCTGAGCGACGAGGAGCTTTCCGCCAAGGCCGCCGTCAATCCCATGTTCGCCGTGGCGACCTATGACATCAACAAGTATCCCGAGACCGTGGTCCTCGTCATGGACAGCGCCTGGGGCGAGCTCTACGACTACGACTTCAACATGGTGCACCGCGACCACAAGATCCTGCGCGAGCGCTTTTCCTGGGGCGGCGCGACCTTCGTGCCCGCCGGTTTCACCATCACCGATGAGTGCATCGAGTGCGGTGCGTGCATGGACGCCTGCACGCACAAGGCCATCGTGGCGGGAACCCCCTACCGCATCCTGGGCGAGCGTTGCGACGAGTGCGGCAACTGCCACCATGCCTGCCCCGTCGGCGCCGTCATCGAGAAGGGCGTATCGTAG
- a CDS encoding ATP-grasp domain-containing protein, producing MIAFGMPEELDASAFAYPCIIKPDCGGRSTHTLLARDADEARRFIAQAPAMPFVVQEYVEPEYGYVTRIEVVDDALPLIAKRSIGEGGLSSYHAGSTYELYPDCSDDVRDDALCAARALGIGFGSFDVIETGHGAYFIDANSVSNVSEDCTELFGFDLMRAHARGMARRYCQMRSDSPEKGEMPC from the coding sequence ATCATCGCCTTTGGCATGCCGGAAGAGCTCGACGCCTCGGCTTTCGCGTATCCCTGCATCATCAAGCCCGATTGCGGCGGCCGCAGTACGCATACGCTGCTCGCTCGCGATGCCGATGAGGCTCGTCGCTTTATCGCGCAGGCGCCTGCCATGCCCTTCGTGGTGCAGGAGTACGTCGAGCCCGAGTACGGATACGTGACCCGCATCGAGGTGGTGGACGACGCGCTGCCGCTCATCGCCAAGCGCAGCATCGGCGAAGGCGGCCTGTCTTCCTACCACGCTGGCTCCACCTACGAGCTCTATCCCGATTGTTCCGATGACGTGCGTGACGATGCCCTGTGTGCGGCCCGCGCGCTCGGCATCGGCTTCGGGAGCTTCGACGTCATAGAAACCGGGCACGGCGCCTATTTCATAGACGCCAACAGTGTCTCTAACGTGTCCGAGGACTGCACCGAGCTGTTCGGTTTCGACCTGATGCGCGCCCATGCACGGGGAATGGCGCGTAGATATTGCCAGATGCGTTCCGATTCACCGGAGAAAGGGGAGATGCCATGCTGA
- a CDS encoding amino acid ABC transporter permease: MSVLCSLFVAPAGEAVAPLKKAVNYLLVCVAVILVVGCSLGAVGITLNFDFVGQYRLRIFDGFMLTVWLSVASLIGSMLIGVPVALGKNSRILPIRYLCDLYVKIIRGTPLIAQIYLFYYIIGTAWGVENRVVAGIIILSVFAGAYIAEIVRAGYESLDRGPLEAARALGLTRVQTAVSVALPQMVTRTLPALTGQFASIIKDSSLLSVIAVIELTQTMREISATNYNFFGCFLLLGALYLCLTLPVMLVSRHFEKRLDYAH, translated from the coding sequence GTGTCCGTGTTGTGTAGCCTGTTCGTAGCGCCTGCGGGCGAGGCGGTCGCCCCGCTGAAGAAGGCCGTCAATTACCTGCTCGTGTGCGTGGCGGTCATCCTCGTCGTGGGTTGTTCGCTCGGCGCCGTTGGCATCACGCTGAACTTCGACTTCGTGGGCCAGTACCGGCTGCGCATCTTCGACGGCTTCATGCTCACGGTGTGGCTGTCGGTCGCGAGCCTCATAGGCAGCATGCTCATCGGCGTGCCGGTCGCCCTCGGCAAGAACTCGCGCATCCTGCCCATCCGCTACCTGTGCGACCTCTACGTCAAGATCATCCGCGGCACGCCGCTCATCGCCCAGATCTACCTGTTCTACTACATCATCGGGACGGCCTGGGGCGTGGAGAATCGCGTGGTTGCCGGCATCATCATCCTGTCGGTCTTCGCCGGTGCCTACATCGCGGAGATCGTGCGCGCGGGCTACGAGTCGCTCGACCGCGGGCCGCTCGAGGCGGCACGCGCCCTGGGGCTCACCCGCGTGCAGACTGCCGTATCGGTGGCGCTGCCCCAGATGGTGACCCGCACGCTTCCGGCGCTGACCGGTCAGTTCGCTTCCATCATCAAGGACTCGTCGCTGCTCTCGGTCATCGCCGTCATCGAGTTGACCCAGACCATGCGCGAGATCAGCGCGACCAACTACAACTTCTTCGGGTGCTTCCTGCTCCTGGGGGCGCTCTACCTCTGCCTGACCCTGCCGGTCATGCTGGTGAGCCGCCACTTTGAGAAGAGGCTCGACTATGCGCACTGA
- a CDS encoding transporter substrate-binding domain-containing protein, with protein MTITEERKEAVDFSDPYAMAQLAILANANSGVASIDDLNQPDKKVAVKTGSTGDVYATKNLPEAQIVRLADESACVTEVVQGKADGFLYDQLTIYRNNVANPDTTEAIFIPFQQAESWGIAVKKGDTELLDQLNEFIAASKTDGEFDRLTEKYLADEKRAFDEHGFKWFFDFE; from the coding sequence ATGACCATCACCGAGGAGCGCAAGGAGGCCGTCGACTTCTCCGATCCCTACGCCATGGCGCAGCTCGCCATCCTCGCCAACGCCAATTCGGGCGTGGCCAGCATCGACGACCTCAACCAGCCCGACAAGAAGGTCGCCGTCAAGACGGGCTCGACCGGTGACGTGTATGCCACCAAGAACCTGCCCGAAGCCCAGATCGTCCGCCTGGCCGACGAGAGCGCCTGCGTCACCGAGGTCGTCCAGGGCAAGGCCGATGGCTTTCTCTACGACCAGCTGACCATCTACCGCAACAACGTCGCCAATCCGGATACCACCGAGGCGATATTCATCCCCTTCCAGCAGGCCGAGTCGTGGGGCATCGCGGTGAAGAAGGGCGATACCGAGCTGCTCGACCAGCTCAACGAGTTCATCGCCGCATCCAAGACCGATGGCGAGTTCGACCGCCTGACCGAGAAGTACCTCGCCGACGAGAAGCGCGCCTTCGACGAGCACGGGTTCAAGTGGTTCTTCGACTTCGAGTGA
- a CDS encoding MarR family transcriptional regulator, protein MAGVENRDKEQTCPVGASNFVSTLSRTLAAANRFLAARLREEGLDTLVPSHGDILMHLFAHESVTMHELARAIGREPSTVTSLVKKLANAGYVQTDKHGSDRRITYVTLTDEGKELRGIFDGISAELVSVQMDRVTPQRFDVTRDTLETMRRNFEEALDTHGKGNGDKS, encoded by the coding sequence ATGGCGGGTGTTGAGAATCGCGACAAGGAGCAGACATGCCCTGTTGGGGCGTCGAATTTCGTGAGCACGCTTTCGCGCACCCTGGCCGCGGCCAACAGGTTTCTGGCGGCACGTTTACGCGAGGAGGGTCTCGACACCCTCGTGCCATCCCACGGTGACATCCTCATGCATCTGTTCGCCCACGAGTCCGTGACCATGCATGAGCTCGCGCGCGCCATCGGCCGGGAACCCTCCACGGTCACCAGCCTCGTCAAGAAACTTGCGAACGCCGGTTACGTGCAGACGGACAAGCATGGGAGTGACCGTCGCATAACCTACGTGACCTTGACCGATGAAGGCAAGGAGCTCAGGGGCATATTCGACGGGATTTCCGCGGAGCTTGTCTCCGTGCAGATGGACAGGGTGACGCCGCAAAGATTCGACGTTACCCGCGACACGCTCGAGACCATGAGGAGAAACTTCGAGGAAGCGCTTGATACCCACGGAAAAGGGAATGGAGACAAATCATGA
- a CDS encoding putative ABC transporter permease has translation MTVHQKILRILTLVLIVIADVELAAGLLFGAGGLLLTSDGVGSIVSIDADLTLMDGDEIVTESSTPAALGIIAIGLAVVFLVDGAFNLIVGILGFRGSKRPGRLRAFIVLNSIVLAFSIVNAIYTAATNDALGVESAVSMLIPAFVESLSLYCAITVHRAWKSGALEEHVKPDGKPPLGFIAVFQVIFAVNILASLGLCTFLISGRYELSPADILSFATLVFHGVAFWLIWQRSKAARFWICGFAVFDIVVGTIISIAMGTIGVTERLTSCWFDIVVFLYFFFARKPREVLVNEFTIERQKELVARAWDLWKPTTWNFWRSMIIYFCLFSIVGHWMEAGFCTLIKWGLVAGTYDPTSGIWRDYLSPFPIYGIGMVACALLLFPIKTKLQEALHGRFSPLLLSFLINTAVCATLELILGFTQNMPDANGIYPLWDYSDMPFNFMGQICLQNTLAFGAVATLVTWVVFPVLQRQYLKLPEDMRKAIFVAVVVFYALVLCLYVVNFPA, from the coding sequence ATGACGGTTCATCAGAAGATTTTGCGCATCCTGACGCTCGTGTTGATAGTCATCGCGGACGTCGAGTTGGCCGCTGGCCTGCTTTTCGGAGCGGGTGGCTTGCTCTTGACGTCCGACGGCGTTGGCTCGATCGTCTCGATTGACGCAGACCTCACGTTGATGGATGGCGATGAGATCGTCACGGAATCCTCCACACCGGCGGCGCTCGGCATCATCGCGATAGGCCTTGCCGTCGTTTTCCTGGTTGATGGCGCGTTCAACTTGATCGTGGGCATTCTGGGCTTCCGCGGGTCGAAGCGCCCCGGTCGTCTGCGTGCATTCATCGTCCTGAACTCGATTGTCCTGGCATTCAGCATCGTAAACGCCATATACACGGCGGCCACAAACGACGCGCTTGGCGTTGAAAGCGCCGTATCCATGCTCATACCGGCATTCGTGGAATCGCTGTCGCTGTACTGCGCCATCACGGTGCACAGGGCATGGAAATCGGGTGCGCTCGAGGAGCACGTCAAACCCGATGGCAAGCCACCCCTTGGCTTCATCGCCGTCTTCCAGGTCATCTTCGCCGTGAACATCCTGGCCTCGCTGGGGCTGTGCACCTTCCTCATTTCCGGACGCTATGAGCTGTCGCCTGCCGATATCCTCTCGTTTGCCACGCTCGTGTTCCATGGCGTCGCCTTCTGGCTTATCTGGCAGCGTTCGAAGGCGGCGCGATTCTGGATTTGCGGATTCGCGGTGTTCGATATCGTCGTTGGAACGATCATCAGCATCGCGATGGGGACGATTGGGGTTACCGAAAGGCTGACCAGCTGCTGGTTCGACATCGTCGTCTTCCTCTACTTCTTCTTCGCGAGAAAGCCCAGGGAAGTCCTCGTCAACGAGTTCACAATCGAGCGCCAAAAGGAGCTCGTCGCACGTGCTTGGGACCTGTGGAAACCAACCACGTGGAACTTCTGGCGTTCCATGATCATCTACTTCTGCCTTTTCAGCATCGTGGGGCATTGGATGGAAGCGGGTTTCTGCACCCTCATCAAATGGGGCCTCGTGGCTGGCACGTACGATCCCACCTCGGGAATCTGGCGCGACTATCTCAGTCCGTTCCCCATTTACGGTATCGGCATGGTGGCGTGTGCTCTGCTGCTCTTCCCCATAAAGACCAAGTTGCAAGAAGCACTGCACGGCAGGTTCTCCCCACTGCTTCTGAGCTTCCTGATCAACACCGCGGTTTGCGCCACGCTCGAGCTCATCCTGGGATTCACGCAGAACATGCCGGATGCCAATGGCATCTATCCGCTCTGGGACTACTCGGACATGCCCTTCAACTTCATGGGACAGATCTGTCTCCAGAACACGCTTGCCTTCGGTGCGGTGGCAACACTGGTCACGTGGGTCGTGTTTCCCGTGCTGCAACGGCAGTACCTCAAGTTGCCCGAGGATATGCGCAAGGCGATCTTCGTTGCGGTCGTGGTGTTCTACGCGCTCGTGCTCTGCCTGTACGTCGTGAACTTCCCGGCATAG
- a CDS encoding putative ABC transporter permease, with protein sequence MSLIAKSDEYEGFAPSTLSFWRNLVIFFCVFSVVGHWLEIAYCSFMDIFGIVDEDSLVWDDPFYPFIVYGVGTVVCTLVLVPLKIMLLERCRKMWTACIAFYVITVGVCMVMELGMGLMLNQPDAFGNYPLWDNSELPLNILGQAWLVNDIVLGIVAMLYTWVFYPLCDKAMRSLPSSIATVLFAFVTVGFIVLCIVKF encoded by the coding sequence TTGTCCCTGATTGCCAAAAGCGATGAGTACGAAGGTTTCGCGCCCAGTACGCTATCTTTCTGGCGTAATCTTGTCATTTTCTTCTGCGTGTTCAGCGTCGTTGGTCACTGGCTCGAGATCGCGTATTGCTCGTTCATGGACATCTTCGGCATCGTGGACGAGGATTCTCTGGTGTGGGATGACCCGTTCTATCCCTTCATCGTCTACGGTGTGGGAACCGTCGTGTGCACCCTCGTTCTTGTCCCGCTCAAGATCATGCTCCTGGAACGTTGTAGGAAGATGTGGACGGCCTGCATCGCCTTCTACGTGATCACGGTGGGCGTCTGCATGGTGATGGAGCTTGGCATGGGACTGATGCTCAACCAGCCGGATGCCTTTGGCAATTACCCCCTATGGGACAACTCGGAGCTACCCTTGAACATCTTGGGGCAGGCGTGGCTCGTGAACGATATCGTCCTTGGCATTGTCGCCATGCTCTACACCTGGGTGTTCTACCCGCTGTGCGACAAGGCGATGAGGTCGCTGCCCTCCTCGATTGCCACCGTCCTCTTTGCCTTCGTCACGGTGGGCTTTATCGTTCTCTGCATCGTGAAGTTCTAG
- a CDS encoding LytTR family transcriptional regulator, with amino-acid sequence MKIEIETDESLHEPEILLRCAVVDERVASIIASLRMHDRKMTGKSDGEMRVVSAGEILYAESIDGRSFAYTGDAVLEMPLRLCELEERLADAGFVKVARNCLVNLCRVAGLRPYVGGRLLARLDNDEEIVISRKYAGEIRKQLDA; translated from the coding sequence ATGAAAATCGAGATAGAGACCGACGAATCCCTGCACGAACCGGAAATCCTCCTGCGTTGCGCCGTCGTGGACGAACGCGTTGCCTCCATCATCGCCAGTCTGCGCATGCATGACCGCAAGATGACGGGCAAGAGCGATGGCGAGATGCGCGTTGTCTCCGCAGGCGAGATCCTCTACGCGGAGTCAATCGACGGCCGCAGCTTCGCCTACACGGGCGATGCGGTCCTGGAGATGCCGCTTCGCCTCTGCGAGCTGGAAGAGCGCCTGGCGGACGCCGGCTTCGTCAAGGTTGCCCGGAACTGTCTCGTCAACCTGTGCCGTGTCGCGGGACTACGTCCCTACGTCGGCGGCAGGTTACTCGCACGCCTGGACAACGACGAGGAAATCGTGATCTCGCGCAAATACGCGGGCGAAATAAGGAAGCAACTGGACGCATAG
- a CDS encoding DUF3021 family protein, producing the protein MDHKIIDTERKGPGEVLKMLGINFCIAFTIFMLFTMVFGMIYADEEAKAGIMYCWGIVGAMLLAVAMQLVFFTPLVIRRLGYAARVALFGVGFYAILTPFAAFFGWFPADIPGAWITWTVIYVVILTLLTALFTMIYRREAKALNEKLERYKAGR; encoded by the coding sequence ATGGATCACAAGATCATTGACACCGAGAGAAAGGGACCCGGCGAGGTCCTCAAGATGCTGGGAATCAACTTCTGCATAGCGTTTACCATCTTCATGCTGTTCACCATGGTCTTCGGCATGATATACGCTGACGAGGAGGCAAAGGCGGGCATCATGTACTGCTGGGGCATCGTGGGCGCCATGCTCCTCGCCGTGGCCATGCAGCTTGTCTTCTTCACGCCGCTCGTCATACGCAGGCTCGGCTATGCCGCTCGCGTCGCCCTATTTGGCGTGGGCTTCTATGCCATCCTCACGCCATTTGCCGCGTTCTTTGGCTGGTTCCCGGCCGACATACCGGGCGCGTGGATTACCTGGACCGTCATCTACGTCGTGATTCTGACGCTTCTCACCGCGCTCTTCACGATGATCTACCGACGTGAGGCCAAGGCGCTCAACGAGAAGCTGGAGAGGTACAAGGCCGGACGCTAG
- a CDS encoding ABC transporter ATP-binding protein/permease, protein MSKRQSLTRRSLHYYWLATRNHLGLFVALVASTIGFCGFLTYGNPYVMSLIVDRIASEPVAADQVFAVFGPYIAALIGINVAGQACSKLQDYTLWKLQIAVNYDLATMAFDCLCNQSLSFHSNRFGGTLVSQTSKFMAGYTQLLQTMNFPFLPILCSITFTCLILFPVVPIYAGVLMAMLAVYAVVSYIMYKRILHLNERAASAQNQLSGELSDAVTNILAVKTYGREEYERQLFDAANREVVARDSKRMWASLARGITTAAITVVIMSVVTVFISGGNAWFGITPGTVILMFTYTNTVTNQFNFINTGLQRINQAFGDASGMTAVLDEPRLVADKPDAKPLDVEEGEIDFDDINFWYTDGDVKTQVFDDFNLHIPAGQRVGLVGMSGAGKTTLTKLLLRLADIQEGEILVDGQNVADVTQQSLRRQIAYVPQEALLFHRTIAENIAYGRPDATMEEIREAARAANALEFIEALPQGFATITGERGIKLSGGQRQRIAIARAMLADCPILVLDEATSALDSESEAAVQEALARLMEGRTAIVVAHRLSTVASLDRIVVLSQGRIVEDGPHAELVAKGGDYARLWNRQTGAFGSERVE, encoded by the coding sequence ATGTCGAAGAGGCAATCGTTGACGAGGCGTAGCCTGCATTACTACTGGCTGGCGACGCGCAATCACCTGGGGCTGTTCGTGGCGCTCGTGGCCTCGACCATCGGGTTCTGCGGCTTTCTCACCTACGGCAACCCCTACGTGATGAGCCTCATCGTCGACCGCATCGCCTCCGAGCCGGTGGCCGCCGATCAGGTCTTCGCTGTGTTCGGTCCCTACATCGCGGCACTCATCGGCATCAACGTCGCCGGCCAGGCATGCAGCAAGCTCCAGGACTACACCCTCTGGAAACTGCAGATCGCCGTGAACTACGACCTTGCCACCATGGCCTTCGACTGCCTGTGCAACCAGTCGCTGTCGTTTCATTCCAACCGCTTCGGCGGCACGCTTGTGAGCCAGACCTCCAAGTTCATGGCCGGCTACACACAGCTGCTCCAGACCATGAACTTTCCGTTCCTGCCCATCCTGTGCTCGATCACCTTCACCTGCCTCATCCTGTTTCCCGTCGTGCCCATCTACGCCGGCGTGCTCATGGCCATGCTCGCCGTGTACGCCGTCGTCTCCTACATCATGTACAAGCGCATTCTGCACCTGAACGAGAGGGCGGCCAGCGCCCAGAACCAGCTGTCCGGAGAACTGTCAGACGCGGTCACAAATATCCTTGCCGTGAAGACCTACGGGCGCGAGGAGTACGAGCGCCAGCTCTTCGACGCGGCGAACAGGGAAGTGGTCGCCCGGGATTCCAAACGCATGTGGGCCTCGCTTGCCCGCGGCATCACCACGGCGGCCATAACCGTGGTGATCATGTCCGTGGTGACGGTGTTCATCTCTGGCGGCAACGCCTGGTTCGGCATCACACCGGGCACGGTTATCCTCATGTTCACCTACACGAACACGGTGACCAACCAGTTCAACTTCATCAACACGGGCCTACAGCGCATCAATCAGGCTTTCGGTGATGCCTCGGGCATGACCGCCGTGCTCGACGAGCCGCGCCTCGTGGCCGACAAGCCCGACGCCAAGCCGCTTGACGTGGAGGAAGGCGAGATCGATTTCGACGACATCAACTTCTGGTATACCGACGGTGATGTGAAGACGCAGGTGTTCGACGACTTCAATCTGCACATTCCGGCTGGCCAGCGCGTGGGGCTCGTGGGAATGTCGGGCGCGGGAAAGACCACGCTCACCAAGCTATTGCTGCGCCTTGCCGACATCCAGGAGGGCGAGATCCTGGTGGACGGCCAGAACGTGGCCGACGTGACCCAGCAGAGCCTGCGTCGCCAGATCGCCTACGTGCCCCAGGAGGCGCTGCTGTTCCATCGCACCATCGCCGAGAACATCGCCTACGGGCGCCCTGACGCCACCATGGAGGAGATCCGCGAGGCGGCGCGCGCGGCAAACGCGCTGGAGTTCATCGAGGCGCTTCCCCAGGGCTTCGCCACCATCACCGGCGAGCGTGGCATCAAGCTGTCCGGTGGCCAGCGCCAGCGCATCGCCATCGCCCGCGCCATGCTCGCCGACTGTCCCATCCTCGTGCTCGACGAGGCGACCAGTGCGCTCGATTCCGAGAGCGAGGCCGCCGTGCAGGAGGCCCTGGCGCGACTCATGGAAGGCCGTACCGCCATCGTGGTGGCGCACCGGTTGTCCACCGTCGCGAGCCTCGACCGCATTGTCGTGCTATCGCAGGGACGCATTGTGGAGGACGGACCGCACGCCGAGCTCGTGGCCAAGGGTGGCGACTACGCGCGGTTGTGGAATCGCCAGACCGGTGCGTTCGGGAGTGAGAGGGTCGAATGA
- a CDS encoding 3-hydroxyacyl-CoA dehydrogenase: protein MKIKNITVAGGGVLGSQIALQSAYKGFSVTMWLRSEGSIERAKPKLERLRTIYKQTLEAMKTDPAAYCRGLADSPDVPAATIDELIGNVDRAFDGISLTTDLQEAFGDADLVIEAIAEIIDEKDAFYSSIRDILPQRTILCTNSSTLLPSAMMGFTGREDRFLALHFANNIWKNNTAEVMGTLETSEESYEAVVEFARAIGMIALELKKEQPGYLLNSMLVPFLNSAEALLANGVADVETIDAAWTLGTGAPLGPFRILDIVGLTTAYNIVAASPAAQDPDSTAGRIAAVLKKHIDEGKTGVNAGEGFYKYGK, encoded by the coding sequence ATGAAAATCAAGAACATAACGGTGGCAGGCGGCGGAGTCCTGGGCAGCCAGATAGCACTCCAGAGCGCCTACAAGGGATTCTCGGTCACGATGTGGCTCCGGAGCGAAGGCTCCATCGAGCGCGCCAAGCCCAAGCTCGAGCGACTCCGCACCATCTACAAGCAGACCCTCGAGGCCATGAAGACGGACCCTGCCGCCTATTGCCGCGGACTTGCGGACTCACCCGACGTCCCGGCCGCAACGATCGACGAGCTCATCGGCAACGTCGACAGGGCCTTTGACGGCATATCGCTCACGACCGACCTGCAGGAGGCGTTCGGCGACGCGGACCTGGTGATCGAGGCCATCGCCGAGATCATCGACGAGAAGGACGCGTTCTACTCCTCGATCAGGGACATCCTGCCGCAGCGGACCATCCTGTGCACGAACTCCTCGACCCTGCTGCCGAGCGCGATGATGGGCTTCACCGGCCGCGAGGACCGCTTCCTCGCGCTGCACTTCGCCAACAACATCTGGAAGAACAACACTGCCGAGGTCATGGGCACGCTCGAGACGAGTGAGGAATCGTACGAGGCAGTGGTCGAGTTTGCCCGCGCCATCGGCATGATCGCCCTCGAGCTCAAGAAGGAGCAGCCGGGATACCTGCTCAACAGCATGCTCGTCCCCTTCCTCAACTCCGCCGAGGCGCTGCTGGCCAACGGGGTCGCGGACGTGGAGACGATCGATGCCGCATGGACCCTTGGCACGGGCGCTCCCCTCGGCCCCTTCCGCATCCTCGACATCGTCGGCCTGACCACGGCGTACAACATCGTCGCCGCCAGCCCCGCTGCCCAGGACCCGGACAGCACCGCAGGCCGCATCGCGGCGGTCCTCAAGAAGCACATCGACGAGGGAAAGACGGGCGTCAACGCCGGCGAGGGCTTCTACAAGTACGGCAAGTGA